In the genome of Plasmodium yoelii strain 17X genome assembly, chromosome: 14, one region contains:
- a CDS encoding mitochondrial carrier protein: protein MEKKNEGVIKNGAYKNLISGSFLHCLETGTLGLPLEVWKTRMCIYRNENTINSFINIYNKGVGHFYGGFYAKLVESSTKGAVLLLSKEKIIKVLNDLNVNNTISGFIGGACGGICQSIVMTPCTFFITASIDKNINYKDKLISIFKHSGISTLYKGNSAMCLRQGTNWASRQGITEWVRNIYISKKQKKNERNEIKEIKESEQRPNDVKICDISNPNKFKQDKKNNNELKTSEEIICGIIGGSLSVWNNPFDVIRVYMQNNANKNINLSFTQSFINLYKEGGILYLYKGVIPRCFLCIWQTLFMVTGIKIINNYF from the coding sequence atggagaaaaaaaatgagggGGTAATAAAAAACGGggcatataaaaatttaataagtGGGTCATTTTTACATTGTCTAGAAACAGGAACATTAGGATTACCTTTAGAAGTATGGAAAACACGAATGTGTATTTATCGAAATGAAAATACGattaattcatttataaatatttataataaagggGTTGGACATTTTTATGGAGGGTTTTATGCTAAATTGGTAGAGAGTAGTACTAAAGGTgcagtattattattatcaaaagAAAAGATAATCAAAGttttaaatgatttaaatgttAACAATACTATTAGTGGATTTATAGGTGGAGCATGTGGAGGTATATGTCAATCGATAGTTATGACTCcatgtacattttttataactgcAAGTATTGATAagaatattaattataaagataaattaatatCTATTTTTAAACATTCTGGAATTTCAACATTATATAAAGGAAATTCTGCTATGTGTTTAAGACAGGGAACAAATTGGGCTAGTAGACAAGGCATAACCGAATGGGtgagaaatatatatattagtaaaaaacaaaaaaaaaatgaaagaaatgAGATAAAAGAGATAAAAGAGAGTGAGCAAAGACCAAATGACGTTAAAATTTGTGATATATCAAAtccaaataaatttaaacaagataaaaaaaataataatgaattaaaaaccAGTGAAGAAATTATTTGTGGTATTATAGGTGGGTCACTATCAGTATGGAATAACCCTTTTGATGTTATTAGAGTTTATATGCAAAATaatgcaaataaaaatattaatttaagtTTTACTCagtcatttattaatttatataaagaaggtggaatattatatttatacaaagGTGTTATACCTCGATGTTTTCTTTGTATTTGGCAAACATTATTCATGGTGACTggaattaaaataataaataactatttttag
- a CDS encoding 50S ribosomal protein L24, putative — protein sequence MSRYIKYFMQAKKLDKRKRKYHKYDFLELSKELSIPYPLREQNQPKRLNLSYYLNIQVGDLVKVLYGPDKDKEGIVLNINPKKNTVIIDGCNMKKSAWNVINKKGSIITQEMPIHITNISLLDPVNKKPTVVKRRYMMNGECVRISKISGCAMPEPINKNLLKEQDNYQLYIQKKKTGPPIKDIYAERDNKHFSLLKKIAYQIKKKRFFEMKNFFNTPKERDNTNKDILEIL from the coding sequence atgtcaagatatattaaatattttatgcaaGCAAAAAAACTtgataaaagaaaaagaaaatatcataaatatgattttttaGAATTGAGCAAAGAGTTAAGCATACCATATCCTTTAAGAGAACAAAACCAGCCAAAAAGATTAAATctttcttattatttaaatattcaagTTGGTGATTTGGTAAAAGTTTTATATGGTCCAGATAAAGATAAAGAAGGGAtagtattaaatattaaccctaaaaaaaatacagtAATAATTGATGGAtgtaatatgaaaaaatcaGCATGGaatgttataaataaaaaaggtaGTATAATTACCCAAGAGATGCCAATACATATTActaatatatctttattagATCCTGTTAATAAAAAACCAACTGTTGTAAAAAGGAGATATATGATGAATGGTGAATGTGTAAGAATTTCTAAAATATCTGGATGTGCAATGCCTGAACctattaataaaaatctTTTAAAAGAACAAGATAATTATCAACTTTatatccaaaaaaaaaaaactggTCCACCTATTAAAGATATTTATGCAGAACGGGATAATAAACATTTTagtcttttaaaaaaaattgcttatcaaataaaaaaaaaaagattttttgaaatgaaaaatttttttaacacaCCCAAAGAGAGAGATAACACAAATAAAGACATccttgaaatattataa
- a CDS encoding GTP cyclohydrolase 1, putative, with amino-acid sequence METYIEKKQLDEGCMLSKKKNEAKKCEGQKNEGKKYEGQKNEASKNEASKNDASKNEASKNDASKNDISSDTTQLISIDNPKSINNKNNGEGKKIIKGERIDKKNKEDNNFIIDDLEKQTDKISMNILNILKASNIPNCDILKRTNNRFAKAFLYLTEGYKMSVKNVIKKSIYKRKYKNNTLIKIKDIHVYSLCKHHLLPFEGLCDIEYNPDKYIMGLSKFSRITDIYARRLQLQEDLTNDICNALKKYLKPLYIKVTIKAKHLCINMRGVKEHDAMTVTHASYVSKKNISCFKENINLSKNEISKSDNHDQSLS; translated from the coding sequence atggaaaCCTATATCGAAAAAAAGCAACTCGATGAAGGTTGCATGTTAAgcaagaaaaaaaatgaagccAAAAAATGTGAAGGCCAAAAAAATGAAGGCAAAAAATATGAAGGCCAAAAAAATGAAGCCAGCAAAAATGAAGCCAGCAAAAATGACGCCAGCAAAAATGAAGCCAGCAAAAATGACGCCAGCAAAAATGACATTTCAAGCGATACAACACAATTGATAAGTATAGATAATCCTAAAtcgataaataataaaaataatggtgaaggtaaaaaaataataaaagggGAAAGAATAGACAAAAAGAATAAGGaggataataattttattatagaCGATTTAGAAAAACAAACAGATAAAATAAgtatgaatatattaaatattttaaaagcaTCAAATATTCCAAATTgtgatatattaaaaagaaCAAATAACAGATTTGCTAAagcatttttatatttaactgAAGGATATAAAATGAgtgtaaaaaatgtaataaaaaaatctatatataaaagaaaatataaaaataatacactaattaaaataaaagatatacATGTTTATTCTTTATGTAAACATCATTTATTGCCATTTGAAGGATTGTGTGATATTGAATATAATCcagataaatatataatgggTTTATCCAAATTTTCAAGAATTACTGATATATATGCAAGACGTTTACAATTGCAAGAAGATCTTACTAATGATATTTGCAatgctttaaaaaaatatttaaaacccttatatataaaagttaCAATTAAAGCTAAACATTTATGCATTAATATGAGAGGGGTAAAAGAACATGATGCTATGACAGTTACACATGCATCATAtgtatcaaaaaaaaatattagttgttttaaagaaaatattaatttatcgaaaaatgaaatatcaAAATCAGATAACCATGATCAATCTTtatcataa